The Streptomyces sp. NBC_00102 genome segment CGCGAAGGCGGCGGCAAGGGCGCTGCGCCCCGATCCGGCGCGTCCGGCGATCAGCAGGACCCGGGCTCGGGCCGCCTTGCGGCCGGCCAGGGTGTTCAGCCCGGCCCGCTCGATGTCCTCCTGAAGGGCTTTCAACTCTCGCTGACGGCCGAACAGTTCGGGTGGAGCGGCACCGGAGGGCTCCTCGGTGCCGGGCGCTCGGGCCGGGCCGCTGGTGTCCACCGCCTGATCCGTCACGAGCCACGCTCCATTTCGCCGCACCCGGTGCCCCGCCGGAGCTCCGGCGGGCCTTTCGAGCGTAGTTCAGCGGCGCCGCCGATCAGGGCGGAGCGGGGCGGGGACATCCCCCGATCGGATCAGCATTTCTTGCGATCGTCCGACAGATGCCGGCCGGAACGGAACGATTCGGAGCCACCACCTCACGCCGGTGGCTCCGAACCTCCTGACCGGCTGACCGGCTGACCGGCCGACCGGCTGACCGGCTGACCGGCTGGCCGGCTGGCCGGCTGGCCGGCTAAGCCTCGAACGGACGGGCCGGCCACGGGGACGCGGCCGGGCGCAGCGACTGCTCGCCGTCCCCCGCACGGGCGGCGGTCAGCGCCAGTACGCCCATGACCAGGCAGCTGTTGTGCAGTTCGCCCGCGAGCACGCCCCGCACCAGGTCCTTCAGCGGAACCCGAGCCTGCTCCATGTCCGCCTCCTCGTCGGAGACGGCGAAGCGCTCGCCGACCGCATCGGAGAGGCCGCGGGCGAGGAAGATGCGTACCGCCTCGTCGGAGCCGCCGGGGCTGGTGTAGACGTCGGTGAGGACCCGCCAGTCCTCCGCCTTGACGTACGCCTCCTCGTACAGCTCGCGCTGGGCGGCTGCGAGGGGGTTCTCGCCGGGGACGTCGAGCAGCCCGGCCGGCATCTCCCAGAGCTTCTGGCGCACGGGGTGGCGGTACTGACGCAGCACCAGGACCTGGTCCTCCTCGTCGATCGCGAGGACCGCGACGGACCCGGGGTGGACCTGGTAGTCACGGCCCACGACCGTGCCGTCGGGCATCACCACGTCGTCGGTACGGACGCTGGTCTTGTTACCGGTGAAGGGGGTCACCGTCGCGGTGACCCGCCATTCCTCGGCCCTGTCCTCGATGCCCATCCGCGTCCGTCCTCCCGCTGTCACGTACGAAAAACCGGGGCGCCCGTCCTCGTCGGACGCGCACCCCGGTCAACGGTAATGCCTCGGGACTACTTGCCCGATTCGGCGGCCTGCGCCTGGCGGGCGACGGCGGCCTTCACCAGACCCGCGAAGAGCGGGTGCGGGCGGGTCGGGCGGGAGCGCAGCTCCGGGTGGGCCTGGGTGGCGACGAGGTAGGGGTGGACCTCGCGCGGGTACTCGACGTACTCGACGAGCTTGTTGTCCGGGGAGGTGCCGGAGAAGACCAGTCCGGCCTTCTTCTCCAGCTCGGAGCGGTAGGCGTTGTTCACCTCGTAGCGGTGACGGTGGCGCTCCTCGACGTACGGCTCGCCGGAGTACGCCTCACGGACGACCGAGCCCTCGGCGAGCTTCGCCGGGTAGAGGCCCAGGCGCATGGTGCCGCCCAGGTCGCCCGCGCCCTCGACGTACGCGAGCTGCTCCTCCATGGTGGAGATGACGGGGTGCGAGGTCGCGGGGTCGAACTCGGTGGAGTTGGCGTCCGGGATGCCGGCGACGTTGCGGGCCGCCTCGATCACGATGCACTGCAGGCCGAGGCAGAGGCCGAGCAGCGGCACCTTGTTCTCGCGGGCGTACTGGATGGCGCCCACCTTGCCTTCGACACCGCGCTCGCCGAAGCCGCCGGGGATGCAGATGGCGTCCACGCCCGCGAGGTGGCGGGCGGCGCCGGCCGGGGTCTTGCAGTCGTCGGAGGTGACCCACTCGACCTTGACGCGGGCCTTGTTCGCGAAGCCGCCGGCCCGGATGGCCTCGGTGACCGAGAGGTAGGCGTCG includes the following:
- a CDS encoding NUDIX hydrolase, producing the protein MGIEDRAEEWRVTATVTPFTGNKTSVRTDDVVMPDGTVVGRDYQVHPGSVAVLAIDEEDQVLVLRQYRHPVRQKLWEMPAGLLDVPGENPLAAAQRELYEEAYVKAEDWRVLTDVYTSPGGSDEAVRIFLARGLSDAVGERFAVSDEEADMEQARVPLKDLVRGVLAGELHNSCLVMGVLALTAARAGDGEQSLRPAASPWPARPFEA